The Candida dubliniensis CD36 chromosome 2, complete sequence genome contains a region encoding:
- a CDS encoding mitochondrial RNA-splicing protein, putative (Similar to S. cerevisiae MRS4) — MEHQLQFLPKDSVEIDYEALPDDASLAAHLTAGALAGIMEHTVMFPIDSIKTRMQMNLSNSEISRGLLKSLSKISSTEGFYALWKGVSSVVLGAGPAHAIYFSVFESTKTFLVNRLTNSPHSNRIVTDENHPLIASCAGITGTTASDALMTPFDMLKQRMQANAAYQDGKSTSVRLFKLASDIYKAEGLSAFYISYPTTLLTNIPFAALNFGFYEYSSSLLNPSHVYNPYLHCVSGGIAGGIAAALTTPFDCIKTVLQTKGISQNKNFRHVTGFKSAAIALLKQEGAKAFWKGLKPRVIFNIPSTAISWTAYEMCKEVLIRGKGL; from the coding sequence ATGGAGCATCAACTTCAATTTTTACCCAAAGACTCTGTTGAAATAGACTACGAGGCGTTGCCTGATGATGCTTCATTAGCTGCACATTTAACAGCCGGTGCATTGGCTGGTATAATGGAACACACAGTGATGTTCCCCATCGATTCCATCAAGACAAGAATGCAAATGAATCTTTCAAACTCGGAAATATCACGGGGTTTGTTGAAGTCATTATCTAAGATCAGCTCTACCGAAGGGTTTTATGCATTGTGGAAAGGGGTGTCTTCCGTGGTATTGGGCGCAGGTCCAGCTCATGCTATATATTTTTCAGTATTCGAATCGACTAAAACGTTTTTGGTTAATAGGTTAACCAACTCGCCACATCTGAACAGGATTGTCACTGATGAAAATCACCCTCTTATTGCAAGTTGTGCTGGTATAACGGGTACTACAGCCTCGGATGCTTTAATGACCCCATTTGACATGTTAAAACAAAGGATGCAAGCAAATGCTGCTTATCAGGATGGTAAATCAACATCGGTGAGATTGTTCAAATTAGCATcagatatatataaagcTGAAGGGTTGAGTGCGTTTTATATTTCATATCCAACGACTCTTTTAACTAATATTCCATTTGCTGCCTTGAATTTTGGATTCTACGAGTACTCGTCGTCATTATTGAATCCATCTCATGTTTATAATCCATACTTGCATTGTGTTAGTGGTGGGATTGCTGGTGGTATAGCTGCAGCATTGACTACGCCGTTTGATTGTATCAAAACTGTGTTACAAACAAAAGGAATATCACAAAATAAGAATTTTAGGCATGTCACCGGTTTCAAATCTGCTGCTATTGCCTTATTGAAACAGGAAGGTGCCAAAGCGTTTTGGAAAGGTTTAAAACCCAGAGTCATATTCAATATTCCGAGTACAGCTATATCGTGGACAGCATACGAAATGTGCAAAGAAGTTTTGATCAGAGGGAAAGgattataa
- a CDS encoding 2-hydroxyacid dehydrogenase, putative, producing the protein MSTSNRPKVLRLGKIEFAQEKWDEVAEIADVIDCESQNREEFIKDLQTKYSDITNIARTYASVEQTGRFDAELAQYMPKTLVSLSHNGAGYDQIDVQPFTDRDIQVSNVTVPVEGPTAVTAVFLVLSCLRNYQEGHRILYDGGWDSKKCGGAKLGHSPEGKVVGILGMGGIGRAIRDRLKPFGFTKILYHNRKPLGSDLEGGAEYASKEELFKQADIICISVPLNAHTKHSINKEAIGQMKDGVIIVNTARGAVIDEKELPELLKSGKIGAFGADVFENEPEVSPELYKLPNVVSLPHMGTHTYEAIKDMEDWVAENVVSCLKTGKVKTIVPEQYNMEIKQGPLV; encoded by the coding sequence atgtcCACTTCAAACAGACCCAAAGTTTTGAGATTAGGCAAAATAGAATTTGCCCAAGAAAAATGGGACGAAGTTGCTGAAATTGCTGATGTCATTGATTGTGAATCACAGAACCGTGAAGAGTTTATTAAAGACTTGCAGACAAAATATAGTGATATCACTAACATTGCTAGAACATATGCATCTGTTGAACAAACTGGTAGATTTGATGCTGAATTGGCTCAATACATGCCCAAAACCTTGGTTTCTCTCAGTCACAATGGTGCTGGTTACGATCAAATCGACGTCCAACCTTTTACTGACAGGGACATTCAAGTTTCCAACGTCACTGTTCCAGTTGAGGGTCCAACTGCTGTTACTGCTGTATTTTTGGTGTTGTCATGTTTGAGAAACTATCAAGAAGGACACCGGATTTTGTACGATGGTGGTTGGGATAGCAAAAAATGTGGAGGTGCTAAATTGGGCCATAGTCCAGAAGGTAAAGTTGTTGGTATATTGGGTATGGGAGGAATTGGTAGAGCTATCAGAGATAGATTGAAGCCATTTGGGTTTACCAAAATACTTTATCACAACCGTAAACCACTTGGTTCTGACTTGGAAGGTGGTGCTGAATACGCTTCAAAGGAAGAATTGTTCAAACAAGCCGATATTATTTGTATCAGTGTTCCATTAAACGCTCACACAAAACACTCCATCAACAAGGAGGCTATTGGTCAAATGAAAGATGGTGTCATAATAGTAAACACTGCTAGAGGTGCtgttattgatgaaaaagagCTCCCTGAGTTGCTCAAATCAGGAAAGATTGGTGCATTTGGTGCTGATGTGTTTGAAAATGAACCAGAAGTGTCGCCTGAATTGTATAAATTGCCAAATGTTGTCAGTTTGCCACACATGGGTACCCACACCTATGAAGCTATCAAGGATATGGAAGATTGGGTTGCTGAAAATGTGGTGTCATGTTTAAAAACTGGTAAAGTGAAAACCATTGTTCCAGAACAATACAACATGGAAATAAAACAGGGCCCATTAGTTTAA
- a CDS encoding mitochondrial cell death effector, putative (Similar to S. cerevisiae AIF1), with the protein MSKEKNKQVIIIGGSYAGILALKTLLKSSAIELNITLISPNDSGYFNAAAPRLLIEPESIEKTIFPIKPTIEKLTNGSIHTAKFIQGVVTKVDLSNRKVFVDNDSEIDYDNLIVASGARAKSPAFKLTNNNDQNYTIKAILELGDEIKAAKSIAVIGGGSTGVETSAEIAFKYSDKNVVLYTGASRPLPSLPKSTSSKATGKLNQLGIEIVNGERVNVNGKMIEFADGSTKSFDLIIETSGLLPNTEFLPKKVLNEYGYVETDEYLRLKDYHNVICLGDVVASGANSIVDLVYTQKPIFEKTVEYEVGDNNSTQLKAYQKASGITTLIPIGRNGGVGLLFGYCAPSLLVWFAKAKDFMISKAGEHFT; encoded by the coding sequence ATGtctaaagaaaaaaacaaacaggTTATTATAATTGGTGGGTCATATGCTGGGATTTTGGCTTTGAAGACGTTGCTCAAATCATCagcaattgaattgaacATCACTTTAATTTCACCAAACGATTCAGGGTACTTCAATGCTGCAGCTCCAAGATTATTGATTGAACCAGAAAGTATCGAGAAAACTATATTTCCTATTAAACCTactattgaaaaattaacaaATGGATCTATCCACACAGCAAAATTTATCCAAGGAGTGGTCACCAAAGTTGATTTGTCCAATCGAAAGGTATTTGTCGACAACGATTCtgaaattgattatgaCAATTTGATCGTTGCTTCTGGTGCAAGAGCCAAATCACCAGCATTTAAGttaaccaacaacaatgatCAGAATTATACCATAAAGGCAATTTTGGAGCTTGGTGATGAGATAAAAGCGGCCAAGAGTATTGCTGTGATTGGTGGTGGAAGTACCGGTGTTGAGACATCTGCTGAAATTGCATTCAAATATTCTGACAAGAACGTTGTATTATACACTGGTGCTTCTAGACCTTTGCCCTCATTACCTAAATCCACCAGTTCCAAAGCAACAGGCAAGTTGAATCAACTTGGAATAGAAATTGTTAATGGCGAGAGGGTTAATGTCAACGGCAAAATGATTGAGTTTGCAGATGGTTCAACAAAgtcatttgatttgatcattGAAACACTGGGTCTTTTGCCCAACACTGAATTCCTCCCTAAGAAGGTTTTGAATGAATATGGATATGTTGAAACAGATGAATATCTTCGTTTGAAAGATTACCACAATGTGATATGTTTAGGAGACGTTGTTGCCCTGGGTGCAAACTCAATAGTTGATCTTGTATATACTCAAAAACccatttttgaaaagaCTGTTGAATACGAAGTGGGCGATAACAATTCAACTCAATTGAAAGCCTACCAGAAAGCCAGCGGGATTACTACACTCATCCCAATTGGTAGAAATGGGGGAGTTGGATTATTGTTTGGCTATTGTGCTCCAAGTTTGTTAGTTTGGTTTGCTAAGGCAAAAGATTTTATGATTTCTAAGGCTGGTGAACATTTTACTTGA
- a CDS encoding DNA repair protein, putative (Similar to S. cerevisiae RAD57) encodes MDDYKQLGPDKFSCSTKFPFLTTRLQQHGKSINDLLQYDEASDHAQLARLVDRPMKEINDYYRNLKKDLQVVPTSVNVLLDSEFISTGLPSIDRELGGGIPIGEITEIFGASGCGKSHFLFQLLSNCRKEFPTSKNIYISTESFLETKRLKDFIGTTSSNIDTDLDSISYIYCQDLESQDHILFTQLPLKLDSDKEKTKLLVIDSIAQHFRREDSIMNSTYLKEKLEAQEEEIAEDRLFQEVKTKQMNQLRRFNKSQKYASRTAKSYYIYQLYQHLSRLAQDFNIAIVIVNQVSDYSFDSSGSFTEAEAGELDYPLNLDFQTAVSSGWDSRTIYNSIPNASITLKDEEIENLEMEWIKSFEDRNPNKRQKLSNTNSPQKQEYHSNPRERIEKQKSLISKSHEMRNRGTKKIVPTLGYTWATRIKNRIMLSKVYKPILSSNMDDDDNVNEKQSLQTENIHHKRSSAELDRLFVSIDGWQVERYAKVVTSTHGYNSNRFKRYRFIISTQGLAEI; translated from the coding sequence ATGGATGATTACAAACAACTAGGACCAGACAAGTTTTCATGTTCGACAAAATTTCCATTTCTAACAACGCGTCTCCAACAACATGGGAAGTCAATAAACGATTTACTTCAGTATGACGAAGCTTCTGACCACGCACAACTAGCGCGTCTTGTTGATAGACCaatgaaagaaataaatgattACTATAGAAACCTTAAAAAGGATTTGCAAGTTGTTCCTACATCAGTGAATGTTTTGTTGGATTCAGAGTTTATCAGTACCGGTCTACCGAGTATTGACCGTGAACTAGGAGGAGGTATTCCCATCGGAGAAATAACAGAAATATTTGGTGCTAGTGGTTGTGGGAAATCACATTTTCTATTCCAACTACTATCCAATTGTCGTAAGGAGTTCCCAACAAGCAAAAACATATACATTTCAACCGAATCATTTTTAGAAACCAAGAGATTAAAAGATTTCATAGGAACAACTTCATCGAATATTGACACTGATTTGGATCTGATATCTTATATATACTGTCAAGATTTGGAAAGCCAGGATCATATTCTATTTACTCAATTACCATTGAAATTGGATTCAGATAAAGAGAAGACAAAATTATTGGTCATAGATTCTATTGCACAGCATTTTAGAAGAGAAGATTCTATTATGAACTCGACctatttaaaagaaaaattagaagcacaggaagaagaaatagcAGAGGACAGATTATTTCAAGAAGTAAAAACGAAgcaaatgaatcaattgcGAAGATTCAACAAGTCACAGAAATATGCTTCACGAACAGCAAAACTGTATTACATATATCAGTTGTATCAGCACTTGTCTAGATTGGCACAAGATTTCAACATTGCTATTGTGATAGTAAACCAGGTTAGTGattattcttttgattCATCCGGGTCGTTCACTGAGGCAGAAGCGGGAGAACTCGATTATCCATTGAATTTGGATTTCCAAACAGCTGTGTCATCTGGTTGGGATAGTAGGACCATATACAATAGTATTCCTAATGCTAGCATAACGTTGAAAGATGAAGAGATTGAGAATTTGGAAATGGAATGGATAAAGTCTTTTGAGGACAGAAACCCTAATAAACGTCAAAAACTTTCTAATACCAACTCCCCACAGAAACAGGAATACCACCTGAATCCTCGTGAAAGAATAGAAAAACAGAAATCGTTAATTTCTAAATCCCATGAAATGAGAAATAGAGGCACAAAGAAGATTGTCCCGACTTTGGGCTACACATGGGCAACTAGGATCAAAAACCGAATCATGCTATCTAAGGTGTATAAGCCAATATTGAGTTCAAATATGGATGACGATGATAACGTAAATGAAAAGCAATCTTTGCAGACTGAAAACATTCATCATAAAAGATCTAGTGCTGAACTTGACAGATTGTTTGTTTCTATTGATGGCTGGCAAGTTGAAAGATATGCAAAAGTAGTTACATCTACACATGGCTACAATTCCAATAGATTCAAAAGGTATCGATTTATAATAAGCACACAAGGGTTAGCAGAAATataa
- a CDS encoding repressor of RNA polymerase III transcription, putative (Similar to S. cerevisiae MAF1) has protein sequence MFGSNASSPDLRRHSAISISDMRRRASSNSGSINFNRNSLPKIEQHNNNTNTNTNNTSLLSQSLNDSGVIDDNEHAIDESPFGPLKNVTTRKTFAYLIAILNSCFPDQDFTNLQPTTENFYRIESPEELVHRFNNVLLSLGKKEDILNWIWDIINSYMDVLPSKNSSPYIAAQNNGGSRHGSFSTPTGNSSPPSNSSYETCQIYQFQPSDESILEDLTYPYQPMWSYYYFIYNKKKKRVTFIHIAAINKADYSNGNGNHGSRNSENSSTRAKVINSDDEEEYDVNDEYGAVVDDDEENEDVVGDLEI, from the coding sequence ATGTTTGGAAGCAATGCCAGTTCACCGGATTTAAGAAGACATAGTGCCATTTCGATAAGTGATATGAGAAGAAGAGCTAGTTCTAATCTGGGAAGTATAAATTTTAACAGAAATTCTTTAccaaaaattgaacaacacaacaacaataccaataccaacaccaacaacacATCTTTATTATCGCAATCGTTGAATGATTCCGGAGTTATCGATGATAATGAACATgcaattgatgaatcacCTTTTGGACCTTTGAAAAATGTCACCACGAGGAAAACTTTTGCCTATTTGATTGCCATTTTAAACAGTTGTTTCCCAGATCAAGATTTCACCAATTTACAGCCAACAACGGAGAATTTTTATAGAATAGAATCACCAGAAGAATTGGTGCACAGGTTTAATAATGTTTTACTTTCATTAGGTAAAAAGGAAGATATATTGAATTGGATATGGGATATTATAAATTCATATATGGATGTTCTACCTTCGAAAAACTCGTCACCTTATATTGCTGCTCAAAATAATGGTGGCAGTAGACATGGATCATTTTCAACACCAACAGGGAACAGTTCTCCTCCATCTAACTCATCATACGAAACGTGTCAAATCTATCAGTTTCAACCTTCTGACGAATCAATTCTTGAAGATTTGACCTATCCGTATCAACCAATGTGgtcatattattattttatttacaacaagaagaagaaaagagtCACTTTTATCCATATTGCCGCAATTAATAAGGCAGATTATTCAAATGGTAATGGGAACCACGGTTCAAGGAATTCAGAAAATTCATCTACAAGAGCCAAAGTGATAAattctgatgatgaagaggaATATGATGTGAATGATGAATATGGAGCTGTAGTGGATGATGACGAAGAGAATGAAGATGTTGTTGGTGATCTCGAAATTTGA
- a CDS encoding D-arabinose dehydrogenase [NAD(P)+] heavy chain, putative (Similar to S. cerevisiae ARA1) — MRLATEIDFKLNNGKTIPALGLGTVASKDPKDVKDQVITAVKAGYRHIDTAWFYGTEKYIGQALQELFDEGVVKREDLFITTKFWPSYWANPEKSLDESLKDLQLDYVDLFLQHWPICLHGDENGLPKIPKDENGELIYDDDPTPNGTKFIDVYHKLEDILDTTTKVKSIGVSNYSIPKLRQLLPKVKKHIPVCNQIEYHPQLPQQDLVDYCAKHDILISCYSPVGSYGAPVLKIPLIKELAEKYQVTENEIADAYNILNGRVTLPRSSNLERIKTIIRLPDLTKEELDELYQVGVKDPQRYICDPWGYGIGFRWWKGDTLSKEFD; from the coding sequence ATGAGATTAGCAactgaaattgatttcaaacTTAACAATGGTAAGACCATTCCTGCCTTAGGATTAGGTACTGTTGCTTCTAAAGATCCTAAAGATGTTAAAGATCAAGTGATCACTGCTGTTAAAGCAGGATATCGTCATATTGATACAGCTTGGTTTTATGGTActgaaaaatatattggTCAAGCattacaagaattatttgatgaagGAGTTGTTAAAAGAgaagatttatttattacGACGAAATTTTGGCCATCATATTGGGCTAATCCGGAAAAATCATTAGATGAATCTTTAAAAGATTTACAACTTGATTatgttgatttatttttacaaCATTGGCCTATTTGTTTACATGGTGATGAAAATGGATTACCAAAAATACCAAAAGATGAAAATGgtgaattgatttatgatgatgatccAACACCAAATGGTACTAAATTCATTGATGTTTATCATAAATTAGAAGATATTTTAGATACTACTACAAaagttaaatcaattggagTTTctaattattcaattccaaAACTTCGTCAATTATTACCTAAAGTGAAAAAACATATCCCTGTTTgtaatcaaattgaatatcATCCACAATTGCCTCAACAAGATTTAGTTGATTATTGTGCTAAACATGATATATTGATTTCTTGTTATTCGCCAGTTGGTAGTTATGGAGCTCCAGTTTTAAAAATCCcattaattaaagaattgGCTGAGAAATATCAAGTTACAGAGAATGAAATTGCTGATGCttataatattttgaatgGTAGAGTTACATTACCAAGATCTTCTAATcttgaaagaattaaaacCATTATTAGATTACCAGATTTGactaaagaagaattggatgAATTGTATCAAGTTGGAGTTAAAGATCCTCAAAGATATATTTGTGATCCTTGGGGGTATGGTATTGGTTTCCGTTGGTGGAAAGGTGATACTTTAagtaaagaatttgattag
- a CDS encoding transporter protein, putative (Similar to S. cerevisiae PHM7), with product MADSSSDPQSSNSSVSQFISTLIPTLVISVVFLLGFIAIHSKQRRVYEPRAVVESLPNDLRTETVPKGPFNWLTYLLKKPRTFYIQFAGTDGYFFLRFLFEFFCICVLGAVITWPILFPVNATNGNNNVPGSNVKGFDILTFANIKDKWRTFAHVFLSWLLFGAVIFLIYRELVYYVTYRHALQTTPLYDSLLSSRTLLLTEISTEYLQDDKLRGYFPTATNIWYSRDYKKLQKKVKERTKLANKYEGTLNKVLTKAVKLRNKCLKKNKPAPEPQDDIDKYLKDGKKRPTHRLKFLIGEKVDTLNYSPEKLNELNKEITKEQIEYQTYDQLPAVFIEFPSQLELQKAYQAIPYQPDFKGVKTVINAAPEDIIWENLQLTSMKRRIKSIIANTILTLLIIFWCIPVAVVGSISNINVLTDKVPFLKFILNMPDVIMGVITGLLPVVALAILMSLVPPFIKWMGKISGRLTIQQVESYCQSWYFAFQVVNVFLAIALGSSAAAVATQIVQDPGAALKKLSSSFPKSVNFYYSYLCLQGLTISSGVLLQIVALILSHILGRILDGTPRAKWTRWNTLGQPAYSTLYPGFQLLTVVALSYSVIAPLILGFTAIAFILFYFAYIYTMIFVLRPSTVDARGTNYVKSLFQLFTGLFLAQLWITAIFVFSKNWACVALEGVIVVVTIASWIWMKWKFLPLVDAVPISAIKYAAGDPTYSYPMHDQGSKEIKLEGENYWEGGNQLGLGPDPKDQVLPDKIPGNSTSSYGHGYDQQQQQQQQQYHRGSDSSAVDTKVGHGESVDKPKSPFTDSNNKDNHDPEKSAGFNPVNKAVAAPTQGVSWLTTFFQPKKDTFDLIRSDMPNSYFNYIEYHSDFIRHAYDDPAVVAEEPHIWIARDSMGLSEIEKNKALKEGVQVSDENATFDDKGALIFTGPPPAYEEPIRV from the coding sequence ATGGCCGATAGTAGTAGTGATCCTCAAAGTAGTAATTCTTCGGTTTCACAATTTATATCCACTTTAATCCCCACTTTGGTGATTTCAGTGGTGTTTTTATTGGGATTCATTGCTATCCACAGTAAACAAAGAAGAGTGTATGAACCTCGTGCAGTGGTTGAATCACTCCCTAACGATTTAAGAACAGAAACTGTCCCTAAGGGTCCATTCAATTGGTTAACttatcttttaaaaaaaccTCGTACtttttatattcaatttgcTGGTACTGATGGATATTTTTTCCTtagatttttatttgaatttttctgTATATGTGTTTTAGGAGCAGTTATAACTTGGCCAATTCTTTTCCCAGTTAATGCCACCAATGGTAATAACAATGTTCCTGGTTCTAATGTTAAAggatttgatattttaacTTTTGCCAATATTAAAGATAAATGGAGAACTTTTGCTCATGTTTTCTTATCATGGCTTTTATTTGGTGCGGTGATTTTCCTCATTTATCGTGAATTGGTGTATTATGTTACTTATCGTCATGCTCTTCAAACTACTCCATTATATGATTCCTTATTGAGTTCAAGAACCCTTTTGTTAACAGAAATCTCTACTGAATATTTACAAGATGATAAACTTAGAGGTTATTTCCCAACTGCTACAAACATTTGGTATTCTAGAGATTATaagaaattacaaaaaaaagttaaagAAAGAACTAAATTGGCTAACAAATATGAAGGTACTCTTAATAAAGTTTTAACTAAAGCGGTTAAATTAAGAAATAAATGTcttaaaaagaataaaccAGCACCTGAACCACaagatgatattgataaatatttgaaagatGGTAAGAAAAGACCAACTCATAGATTGAAGTTTTTAATTGGTGAAAAAGTTGATACTTTAAATTATTCAccagaaaaattgaatgaattgaataaagaaatcaccaaagaacaaattgaatatcAAACTTATGATCAATTACCTGCTGTTTTCATTGAATTCCCTAGTCAATTGGAATTGCAAAAGGCTTATCAAGCTATTCCTTACCAACCTGACTTTAAAGGAGTTAAAACTGTTATTAATGCTGCACCAGAAGATATTATTTGGGAAAACTTGCAATTAACTTcaatgaaaagaagaattaaaagtATTATTGCTAACACTATTTTGactttattgattattttttggtgTATCCCAGTAGCTGTAGTTGGGTCCATTTCCAATATTAATGTATTGACTGATAAGGTtccatttttgaaatttattcTTAACATGCCTGATGTTATTATGGGAGTTATTACTGGTTTACTTCCAGTGGTAGCATTAGCAATTTTGATGTCATTGGTTCCtccatttattaaatgGATGGGTAAAATCTCTGGACGTCTTACAATTCAACAAGTTGAAAGTTATTGTCAATCATGGTATTTTGCTTTCCAAGTGGTTAATGTTTTTCTTGCCATTGCCTTGGGTTCATcagctgctgctgttgctaCACAAATTGTTCAAGATCCAGGTGCAgcattaaagaaattatcatcaagTTTCCCTAAATCAGTCAATTTTTACTATTCTTATTTATGTCTTCAAGGTTTAACTATTAGTTCAGGAGTTTTACTTCAAATTGTTGCCTTGATTTTATCTCACATTTTAGGAAGAATTTTGGATGGTACTCCAAGAGCTAAATGGACAAGATGGAATACTTTAGGTCAACCAGCTTATTCTACTCTTTATCCAGGTTTCCAATTATTAACCGTTGTTGCTCTTTCTTATTCAGTTATTGCTCCTTTGATTTTAGGTTTCACTGCCATTgctttcattttattttatttcgCTTATATTTACACTatgatttttgttttaagaCCAAGTACTGTTGATGCAAGAGGTACTAATTAtgttaaatcattattccAACTTTTCACTGGTCTTTTCTTGGCTCAACTTTGGATTACTGCCATTTTCGTGTTTTCTAAAAATTGGGCTTGTGTGGCTTTAGAAggtgttattgttgttgttaccATTGCTTCATGGATATGGATGAAATGGAAATTCTTACCATTAGTTGATGCTGTTCCTATTTCTGCCATTAAATATGCTGCCGGTGATCCAACATATTCTTACCCAATGCATGATCAAGGTtctaaagaaattaaactTGAAGGTGAAAACTATTGGGAAGGTGGTAATCAATTGGGATTAGGTCCTGATCCAAAAGATCAAGTATTACCTGATAAAATCCCAGGAAATAGTACATCTTCATATGGTCATGGCTatgatcaacaacaacaacaacaacaacaacaatatcatcGTGGTTCTGATTCATCAGCTGTTGATACTAAAGTTGGTCATGGAGAACTGGTTGATAAACCAAAGAGTCCATTTACTGATTCTAATAACAAGGACAATCATGATCCAGAAAAATCTGCTGGATTTAACCCAGTTAATAAGGCAGTTGCTGCTCCAACTCAAGGAGTTTCATGGTTAACAACATTTTTCCAACCAAAGAAAGATacatttgatttgatcagAAGTGATATGCCTAATtcatatttcaattatattgaatATCATTCTGATTTTATTAGACATGCTTATGATGATcctgctgttgttgctgaaGAACCACATATTTGGATTGCTAGAGATTCAATGGGATTAtcagaaattgaaaaaaataaagctCTTAAAGAAGGGGTTCAAGTTTCTGATGAAAATGCTACTTTTGATGATAAAGGTGCTCTTATTTTCACTGGTCCTCCACCAGCTTATGAAGAACCTATTAgagtataa
- a CDS encoding membrane traffic regulatory protein, putative (spliced gene;~Similar to S. cerevisiae YOP1) has product MSSFQSQAKNYLSQIDKSTKSFAVLDQFEQRSGLPRSYAVLGAGGLYFFLILLNFGGIGQLLSNIAGFVIPGYYSLVALKTSTKDDDTKLLTYWVVFAFINVIEFWSNTILYYVPFYYLIKTGFLIYLSSFGGSTLIYNSVIKPLSDKYVKVENPIASKIQETAEGVSTGVHY; this is encoded by the exons atgTCAAGTTTCCAATCTCAAGctaaaaattatttatctcaaattgataaa TCTACTAAAAGTTTTGCTGTTTTAGATCAATTTGAACAAAGATCCGGTTTACCAAGATCATATGCTGTTCTTGGTGCTGGTGgattatatttctttttaatctTGTTGAATTTTGGTGGTATTGGTCAACTTTTATCTAATATTGCTGGATTTGTCATTCCAGGTTATTATTCACTTGTTGCCTTGAAAACCTCTACTAAAGATGATGACACTAAATTATTGACTTATTGGGTTGTATTTGCATTTATTAATGTCATTGAATTCTGGTCAAACActattttatattatgtCCCATTCTATTACCTTATTAAAACTGGATTCCTTATCTATCTTTCTTCATTTGGTGGTTCCACTTTGATTTACAATAGTGTGATTAAACCACTTTCCGACAAGTATGTCAAGGTTGAAAACCCAATTGCTAGCAAAATTCAAGAAACTGCTGAAGGTGTTTCTACTGGTGTCCACTATTAA